In Melopsittacus undulatus isolate bMelUnd1 chromosome 20, bMelUnd1.mat.Z, whole genome shotgun sequence, a genomic segment contains:
- the LOC117437266 gene encoding bolA-like protein 1, with protein sequence MRPSLLSAGSAAASAMAEGAMARTVRSKLTAALEPSHLQVLDESPRHGGAAGAGTHLSVVVVSGRFEGLPALQRHRLVHAALSAELAGPLHALAIVARTPEQWASDPSVPDRPPCGGGGKREQRGES encoded by the coding sequence ATGCGTCCCTCCCTGCTCTCCGCCGGCAGCGCCGCAGCCTCCGCCATGGCCGAGGGAGCCATGGCCCGAACCGTGCGCTCCAAGCTGACGGCGGCGCTGGAGCCGTCGCACCTGCAGGTGCTGGACGAGAGCCCCCGGCACGggggggcggccggggccggtaCTCACCTGTCGGTGGTGGTGGTGAGCGGCCGCTTCGAGGGGCTACCGGCTCTACAGCGCCACCGCCTGGTGCACGCCGCGCTCAGCGCTGAGCTGGCCGGGCCGCTCCATGCACTCGCCATCGTGGCTCGGACACCGGAGCAGTGGGCGAGCGACCCCAGCGTCCCCGACCGGCCGCcgtgtggggggggggggaagagggagcagagaggggagAGCTAA